A single Vibrio sp. YMD68 DNA region contains:
- the yegQ gene encoding tRNA 5-hydroxyuridine modification protein YegQ has product MTTNTPFVPELLSPAGSLKNMRYAFAYGADAVYAGQPRYSLRVRNNEFNHENLKIGIDEAHAQGKKLYVVCNIQPHNSKLKTFIRDLKPVVEMGPDALIMSDPGLIMMVREAFPDMAIHLSVQANAVNWATVKFWSTQGVERVILSRELSLEEIEEIREHCPETELEIFVHGALCMAYSGRCLLSGYINKRDPNQGTCTNACRWEYKVEEGKENDTGDIVEKFDPAVESQNTEGQAIEVQEERPDNTLGLGKPTDEVVLLSEAHRPEEKMAAYEDEHGTYIMNSKDLRAIQHVERLTKMGVHSLKIEGRTKSFYYCARTAQVYRKAIDDAVAGKPFDESLMGTLESLAHRGYTEGFLRRHTHDTYQNYDYGYSVSDAQQFVGEFTGQRRGDLAEVEVKNKFLVGDSLELMTPNGNVVFTLEAMENRKSQTIDDAKGNGHFVFIPVPKELDLSFGLLMRNLNSGQDTRNPTGK; this is encoded by the coding sequence ATGACAACGAACACCCCCTTTGTACCCGAGTTATTATCACCAGCAGGCAGCCTTAAAAACATGCGCTATGCATTCGCTTATGGCGCTGATGCGGTTTACGCAGGCCAACCTCGCTACAGCCTTCGTGTACGTAACAACGAATTCAACCATGAAAACCTGAAAATTGGCATCGACGAAGCGCATGCTCAAGGTAAAAAGCTTTATGTGGTGTGTAATATCCAACCGCATAACTCCAAGCTAAAAACCTTTATTCGCGACCTGAAACCTGTGGTTGAAATGGGCCCTGACGCTCTGATCATGTCAGATCCAGGCCTCATCATGATGGTTCGTGAAGCGTTTCCTGACATGGCCATTCACCTTTCAGTTCAAGCAAACGCAGTGAACTGGGCTACCGTTAAGTTTTGGTCAACTCAAGGTGTTGAGCGTGTTATTTTGTCTCGTGAGCTTTCTCTAGAGGAAATCGAAGAGATTCGTGAGCACTGCCCAGAGACTGAACTGGAAATCTTCGTTCACGGTGCACTTTGCATGGCTTACTCGGGTCGTTGTCTATTATCTGGTTACATCAACAAACGCGATCCTAACCAAGGGACTTGCACTAATGCTTGCCGTTGGGAATACAAAGTCGAAGAAGGTAAAGAGAACGACACAGGTGATATTGTTGAGAAGTTTGACCCAGCTGTTGAATCTCAAAATACAGAAGGCCAAGCCATCGAAGTTCAAGAAGAACGCCCAGACAATACTCTCGGTCTTGGCAAACCAACCGATGAGGTGGTTCTACTTTCTGAAGCGCACCGCCCTGAAGAGAAAATGGCCGCCTACGAAGATGAACATGGTACCTACATCATGAACTCAAAAGATCTTCGTGCGATTCAACACGTAGAACGCCTCACTAAAATGGGTGTTCACTCATTGAAGATTGAAGGTCGTACTAAATCGTTCTACTACTGTGCTCGTACTGCCCAGGTTTATCGTAAAGCGATTGACGATGCCGTTGCTGGCAAACCCTTTGATGAGAGCCTAATGGGCACGCTAGAGAGCCTGGCGCATCGTGGCTATACCGAAGGCTTTCTACGTCGTCATACGCACGATACTTACCAGAACTATGACTACGGTTACTCTGTTTCTGATGCTCAACAGTTTGTTGGCGAATTCACAGGTCAACGTCGCGGTGATTTGGCCGAAGTCGAAGTGAAAAACAAATTTCTAGTGGGCGATAGCCTTGAGCTTATGACGCCAAACGGTAACGTTGTTTTCACCCTTGAAGCGATGGAAAACCGCAAGTCACAAACGATTGACGATGCGAAAGGCAATGGTCACTTTGTCTTTATTCCTGTACCAAAAGAGTTGGATTTATCCTTTGGTTTGTTAATGCGTAACCTAAACTCAGGTCAGGATACCCGTAACCCAACAGGTAAATAA
- a CDS encoding YfhL family 4Fe-4S dicluster ferredoxin — protein sequence MALLITDKCINCDMCDPECPNGAITMGDSIFEIDPLLCTECKGHYDKPTCQSVCPITKCIITDPNHIETEGELLEKFVLIQGLA from the coding sequence ATGGCATTACTGATCACCGACAAATGCATCAACTGCGATATGTGTGACCCGGAGTGCCCTAACGGGGCAATCACCATGGGCGACTCTATCTTTGAGATTGATCCTTTGTTGTGTACAGAGTGTAAAGGTCACTACGACAAGCCGACATGTCAGTCGGTTTGCCCAATAACCAAATGCATCATCACTGACCCTAACCATATTGAAACCGAGGGTGAACTGTTAGAGAAGTTTGTCCTCATTCAAGGTTTAGCCTAA
- a CDS encoding cytochrome d ubiquinol oxidase subunit II, whose translation MINHLPEIYLLLLGFSVFMYAVLDGYDLGVGILLPSNNEQHRDRMIASIGPFWDANETWLVLAVGILLIAFPSAHSLILTELYLPTAVMLIALIMRGVAFDFRAKALSDHKERWDWCFRVGSLVASLTQGYMVGRYIMGFEDSTEAIGFALLSSLCVTAAYVYIGGAWLVLKTEGVLQIRAAHWSRRAGWVAALGILVVSVVNPIVNEQVALRWFSFPEMLLLAPIPMIVLVTIFLVDRYLRQVPMTDDLGVRWPFFGVTVIFALSFLGLAYSFFPEVVPGLMTAQESASSPATLLIVGYGAMFVMPMILLYTFAVYRIFKGKATELSYK comes from the coding sequence ATGATCAACCATTTACCAGAAATTTACTTACTGTTGCTCGGTTTTTCCGTGTTTATGTACGCCGTGCTGGATGGCTATGATTTGGGTGTCGGTATTCTGTTGCCAAGTAATAATGAACAACATCGTGACCGAATGATCGCGTCCATTGGCCCCTTTTGGGACGCGAATGAAACCTGGTTAGTTTTGGCTGTTGGGATTTTGTTAATTGCTTTTCCTAGTGCCCATAGCTTGATATTGACCGAGCTTTACCTTCCAACCGCGGTCATGCTGATCGCATTGATCATGCGTGGAGTTGCGTTCGATTTTCGTGCCAAAGCCCTTTCGGATCATAAAGAACGATGGGATTGGTGTTTTAGAGTCGGTTCACTGGTTGCGTCTCTGACGCAGGGTTATATGGTTGGTCGTTACATTATGGGATTTGAAGATTCGACCGAGGCGATAGGCTTTGCGCTATTGAGTAGCTTATGTGTGACAGCGGCTTACGTTTATATCGGCGGCGCGTGGCTAGTACTGAAAACGGAAGGTGTGTTGCAAATACGAGCGGCACATTGGTCGAGACGGGCTGGTTGGGTAGCCGCATTGGGCATTTTGGTGGTCAGTGTGGTTAATCCTATCGTCAACGAACAAGTTGCGCTGCGTTGGTTTAGTTTCCCTGAAATGCTGTTATTGGCACCGATTCCCATGATCGTATTAGTGACTATATTCTTAGTCGATCGCTATCTTCGTCAGGTACCGATGACCGATGATCTCGGTGTCCGCTGGCCATTCTTCGGTGTTACGGTGATTTTCGCATTAAGCTTTTTGGGGCTGGCGTATAGCTTTTTTCCGGAAGTTGTACCGGGTCTGATGACGGCACAGGAATCCGCTTCTTCCCCTGCGACCCTGCTGATTGTTGGCTATGGCGCTATGTTCGTGATGCCGATGATTTTGCTCTATACCTTTGCGGTTTATCGCATTTTTAAAGGTAAAGCGACCGAACTAAGCTATAAATAG
- a CDS encoding cytochrome ubiquinol oxidase subunit I, whose product MLDTLMLSRIQFATNISFHILFPTITIALAWMLVFFKWRYNRSQAPVWLDVYYFWVKIFALTFALGVVSGITMSFQFGTNWPGFMERVGNVAGPLLGYEVMTAFFMEATFLGVMLFGRGRVPDWFHTLATVLVAIGTSMSAFWILVLNSWMHTPSGYEVIDGIVHVTSWKEVILNPSLPYRLAHTLLASALTASFLIAGISAYQAIKQPGHRAAKLGLKVALFSAAGFIPLQIFIGDLHGLNTLEHQPAKIAAMEGVWETEQGAPLLLFAWPDEETRSNDFEVGIPNLASLILTHDMNGEIVGLNQFAPDHPPVKPLFFGFRVMVGMGVLMLLVSWYGALRLSRGKTLPKPYLYTVVAMTFSGWVATLAGWYVTEIGRQPWLVSGVLRTSEAVTTVPSSSVMISLFMYLTIYAVLLVAYIHTLFYLARKDIAAHEAPSKEQEVVS is encoded by the coding sequence ATGTTAGATACCCTCATGTTGTCGCGGATCCAATTCGCCACCAATATTAGCTTCCATATACTCTTTCCAACCATCACCATTGCATTAGCATGGATGCTGGTTTTCTTTAAGTGGCGTTATAACCGCAGCCAGGCGCCAGTTTGGCTTGATGTGTACTACTTCTGGGTCAAGATTTTTGCACTGACTTTCGCGCTTGGCGTGGTATCAGGCATTACCATGAGCTTCCAATTTGGCACCAATTGGCCAGGATTTATGGAGCGCGTCGGCAATGTTGCGGGTCCTCTGCTTGGCTATGAAGTGATGACCGCCTTTTTTATGGAAGCGACCTTTCTTGGGGTGATGCTGTTTGGTCGTGGTCGAGTGCCGGATTGGTTTCACACCTTAGCGACCGTTTTGGTTGCTATCGGAACCAGTATGTCGGCTTTTTGGATATTGGTGCTCAACAGTTGGATGCACACGCCGAGTGGTTATGAAGTGATCGATGGCATCGTTCATGTCACCAGCTGGAAAGAAGTGATTCTAAACCCCTCACTGCCTTACCGATTAGCGCATACCTTGTTGGCATCGGCACTCACGGCGAGCTTCTTAATCGCGGGCATCTCAGCTTACCAAGCGATCAAACAACCGGGTCATCGGGCTGCGAAGTTAGGTTTAAAGGTCGCGCTATTTTCAGCAGCGGGGTTTATTCCATTGCAAATCTTCATTGGCGATCTACATGGTTTAAACACATTAGAGCATCAACCTGCCAAAATTGCGGCGATGGAAGGCGTTTGGGAAACCGAGCAAGGTGCACCACTTCTGTTGTTCGCATGGCCAGATGAAGAGACTCGCAGCAACGACTTTGAGGTCGGTATTCCTAATCTAGCCAGTCTCATTTTAACCCATGACATGAATGGTGAAATCGTCGGGCTCAACCAGTTTGCTCCTGACCATCCACCGGTCAAACCACTTTTCTTTGGTTTTCGAGTCATGGTCGGAATGGGAGTCTTGATGTTACTGGTGAGTTGGTATGGTGCGCTGCGCCTTTCTCGCGGTAAAACATTACCCAAGCCTTATTTGTATACCGTGGTGGCAATGACTTTCTCTGGGTGGGTGGCGACATTAGCTGGTTGGTACGTTACCGAAATAGGGCGTCAACCTTGGTTAGTGAGTGGCGTGTTGCGGACATCAGAGGCGGTGACGACAGTACCAAGCAGTAGTGTCATGATATCGCTGTTTATGTACTTAACGATCTATGCGGTCCTGCTAGTGGCATACATTCACACGTTATTCTATTTAGCGCGTAAAGACATCGCCGCACACGAGGCGCCATCAAAAGAGCAAGAGGTCGTATCATGA
- the mepA gene encoding penicillin-insensitive murein endopeptidase has protein sequence MGEWQRVFLGLLLATLTGFAYATEVTNTFKATNTFKTTQWELKRLPSSHPTESIGSYSNGCLAGAKALPLEGEGYQVLRRDRARYYGHPNAIHFIQTLAEQTKRDLNSGILIGDISLPQGGRFSSGHSSHQTGLDIDIWLRLADAPLSAPQLAEPTPLSVVDIKHYQLTQSNWEPRHFELIKMAASDDQVARIFVHPVIKQTLCDSEQSLERAWLRKVRPWWGHHYHMHVRLKCPKGNPACLPQKEPPQGDGCGAELASWKPKPQASQQKVSMSQPKEKLKPNKKRLKPMPEQCLTLLQNQ, from the coding sequence ATGGGTGAATGGCAAAGAGTATTTCTTGGGCTGCTACTGGCCACACTGACAGGTTTCGCTTATGCCACCGAAGTAACTAATACCTTCAAAGCAACTAATACATTCAAAACGACCCAATGGGAATTAAAGCGTTTACCATCCTCTCATCCAACGGAATCCATAGGTAGTTACTCTAATGGTTGTCTAGCAGGAGCCAAAGCACTTCCTCTGGAAGGCGAGGGTTATCAAGTTTTACGTCGTGACAGAGCTCGTTATTACGGACACCCTAATGCAATTCACTTTATTCAAACCCTCGCTGAGCAGACAAAGCGAGATCTCAATAGTGGCATTTTAATTGGCGACATATCCTTGCCACAAGGTGGTCGTTTTTCGAGTGGACATTCTAGCCATCAAACGGGGTTGGATATCGATATATGGTTGCGCCTTGCCGATGCCCCTTTGTCAGCGCCGCAGTTAGCCGAACCGACACCGTTAAGTGTGGTGGATATCAAACATTACCAATTGACTCAATCGAATTGGGAGCCTCGTCATTTTGAGCTGATAAAAATGGCAGCCAGTGATGATCAGGTAGCGCGGATCTTTGTGCACCCTGTGATTAAACAGACCTTGTGTGACAGCGAACAGAGTCTCGAACGTGCTTGGCTGCGGAAAGTTCGCCCATGGTGGGGCCACCACTACCATATGCATGTTCGCCTGAAATGTCCGAAAGGGAATCCCGCTTGCCTACCTCAAAAAGAACCGCCACAAGGCGATGGTTGCGGTGCGGAACTGGCGAGTTGGAAGCCGAAACCGCAAGCTTCACAGCAGAAGGTTTCCATGAGCCAACCGAAAGAAAAATTGAAACCGAATAAAAAACGCCTTAAACCGATGCCGGAACAATGCTTAACTCTTCTACAAAATCAGTAA
- the secF gene encoding protein translocase subunit SecF, translating to MFQILKAEKTIDFMRWSKVAFAFSLVMIAAAIFTLSTKWLNWGLDFTGGTLIEVGFEQPANLEDIRGALEAEGFGDATVQNFGSAREVMVRLRPRDGIANETLGNQILDAIKDGTGESVEMRRIEFVGPNVGDELTEAGGLAILASLICILIYVSIRFEWRLAAGAVMALAHDVIITLGIFSLLQIEVDLTIVAALLTVVGYSLNDTIVVFDRIRENFRKMRNGEPPEVMNNSITQTLSRTLITSGTTLFVVIALFTQGGAMIHGFALALLLGITVGTYSSIYVASALALKLGIQKEHLMPPQVEKEGEDLDEMP from the coding sequence ATGTTTCAAATTCTAAAAGCAGAGAAAACGATCGACTTTATGCGTTGGTCAAAAGTGGCGTTTGCTTTCTCTTTGGTGATGATCGCGGCTGCTATCTTTACTCTTTCAACCAAGTGGCTGAACTGGGGCTTAGACTTCACGGGCGGTACACTGATTGAAGTGGGTTTTGAGCAACCGGCTAATCTGGAAGATATTCGAGGGGCGCTAGAAGCGGAAGGCTTTGGCGATGCAACGGTACAGAACTTCGGTTCAGCACGTGAAGTGATGGTTCGTCTTCGTCCACGTGACGGTATTGCAAACGAAACGTTAGGTAACCAAATCCTTGATGCTATTAAAGATGGCACAGGGGAAAGCGTTGAAATGCGTCGTATCGAGTTCGTTGGTCCGAATGTGGGTGACGAACTAACAGAAGCGGGGGGGCTTGCTATTCTTGCTTCTTTGATCTGTATTTTGATCTACGTTTCTATCCGTTTTGAATGGCGTTTGGCAGCGGGTGCCGTTATGGCTCTTGCACACGATGTTATCATTACACTTGGTATCTTCTCGTTATTGCAAATTGAAGTGGACTTAACCATCGTCGCAGCATTGCTGACGGTCGTCGGGTACTCACTCAATGATACTATCGTTGTATTTGACCGTATCCGTGAAAACTTCCGTAAGATGCGTAACGGTGAACCGCCTGAGGTTATGAATAACTCTATTACTCAGACCTTGAGTCGTACCTTGATCACTTCAGGTACTACATTATTTGTGGTTATTGCGCTGTTTACTCAAGGCGGAGCGATGATTCATGGTTTTGCGTTAGCGTTGCTATTAGGTATTACTGTAGGTACTTACTCTTCAATCTACGTTGCTTCAGCATTAGCATTGAAACTGGGTATCCAGAAAGAGCATCTAATGCCACCGCAAGTTGAGAAAGAAGGTGAAGACTTGGATGAAATGCCATAA
- the secD gene encoding protein translocase subunit SecD, whose product MLNRYPLWKYLLVIFAIATAALYALPNLYGEDPAIQVTGARGASVDLSTLDSVTNALEKQGLSHKSIALEDGQILVRFNDTDTQLTARDIVNEALGKDKIVALNLAPSTPTWLESIGAAPMKLGLDLRGGVHFLMEVDMDAAMKTLVGQQEEAFRSELREDRIRYRSIRPSGSDSVEVLLRDAEQLAEAKKLLAEKHRDMTFVDSDSNGRFALVATFNEARLTEIRNYAVEQNITILRNRVNELGVAEPLVQRQGANRIVVELPGVQDTARAKEILGATATLEFREVDDQADLSAAASGRAPAGSEIKTDRDGRPVVVKKRVILGGAHITDASSSVDEYGRPQVNISLDSEGGSKMSTFSRQNVGKLMATVFAEYKDSGRKTPEGSVILSKHEEVINQATIQTALGRNFRITGIDSVAEAHNLALLLRAGALIAPISIVEERTIGPSMGQQNIDMGIQAMIWGMVAVMLFTLVYYRKFGFIANMALMANLVLIIGVMSMIPGATMTLPGIAGIVLTVGMAVDANVLIFERIREELRDGKSPQQAIHQGYSNAFSTIADANITTLITAIILFAVGTGAIKGFAVTLSIGILTSMFTAIVGTRCVVNLLYGGKRIDKLSI is encoded by the coding sequence GTGCTAAACCGTTATCCGTTATGGAAGTACCTGTTGGTGATATTTGCTATCGCTACAGCCGCGTTATACGCACTTCCGAACCTATACGGTGAAGATCCAGCTATTCAAGTTACAGGGGCGCGCGGCGCCTCTGTTGATCTGTCAACGCTGGATTCCGTCACCAATGCCCTTGAAAAACAGGGTCTTTCTCATAAATCTATTGCCCTAGAAGATGGACAAATTCTTGTTCGCTTTAACGATACTGATACACAGCTTACCGCTCGTGACATTGTCAATGAAGCCCTTGGCAAAGATAAAATCGTTGCTCTAAACTTAGCGCCTTCTACCCCTACTTGGCTTGAATCTATTGGCGCTGCGCCAATGAAATTGGGTCTTGATTTACGTGGTGGTGTTCACTTCTTAATGGAAGTGGATATGGACGCGGCAATGAAGACACTGGTCGGTCAACAAGAAGAAGCCTTCCGTAGTGAACTGCGCGAAGACCGTATTCGTTACCGTTCTATCCGTCCATCCGGCAGTGATTCGGTTGAAGTTCTATTGCGTGATGCTGAGCAATTAGCAGAAGCGAAAAAACTACTGGCAGAAAAACACCGTGATATGACGTTTGTCGATTCAGACAGTAATGGCCGATTTGCCCTGGTCGCGACGTTTAATGAAGCTCGTTTGACTGAAATCCGTAACTACGCGGTTGAACAGAATATTACGATTTTACGTAACCGTGTTAATGAACTGGGTGTGGCAGAGCCACTCGTTCAACGTCAAGGTGCAAACCGTATCGTTGTTGAACTTCCTGGTGTTCAAGATACTGCTCGTGCGAAGGAGATCCTTGGTGCGACAGCAACGCTAGAGTTTCGTGAAGTTGATGACCAAGCTGATCTTTCTGCCGCGGCAAGTGGCCGAGCACCAGCGGGGAGCGAAATCAAAACGGATCGTGATGGACGCCCTGTCGTGGTGAAAAAACGCGTCATCTTAGGCGGTGCTCATATCACTGATGCCAGTTCAAGTGTTGACGAGTATGGTCGCCCGCAAGTGAACATCTCACTCGATAGTGAAGGTGGTAGCAAGATGTCGACGTTCTCTCGTCAAAATGTCGGTAAGCTTATGGCAACCGTATTTGCAGAGTACAAAGACAGCGGTCGTAAGACACCTGAAGGCAGTGTGATTCTGTCTAAGCATGAAGAAGTGATTAACCAAGCAACGATTCAAACCGCACTTGGCCGTAACTTCCGTATAACGGGTATCGACTCTGTTGCTGAAGCGCACAACCTAGCACTTCTACTTCGTGCTGGTGCCCTGATTGCGCCTATTTCAATCGTTGAAGAACGTACTATCGGTCCATCGATGGGACAACAGAACATTGATATGGGTATCCAAGCGATGATCTGGGGTATGGTCGCGGTTATGCTATTTACGCTGGTTTACTACCGTAAGTTTGGCTTTATCGCAAACATGGCTCTGATGGCGAACTTGGTGCTTATTATTGGCGTTATGTCGATGATTCCGGGCGCGACAATGACGCTGCCTGGTATTGCCGGTATTGTTTTGACCGTTGGTATGGCGGTGGATGCAAACGTACTGATCTTTGAGCGTATCCGTGAAGAGCTTCGTGATGGGAAGAGCCCTCAACAAGCGATTCATCAGGGTTACTCAAATGCATTCAGTACCATTGCCGATGCGAACATCACCACCTTAATCACCGCGATCATTCTGTTTGCAGTGGGTACGGGTGCGATTAAAGGTTTCGCAGTCACGCTATCTATTGGTATTTTGACTTCTATGTTTACCGCTATTGTAGGAACCCGTTGTGTGGTTAACCTGCTATATGGTGGTAAACGTATTGATAAACTGTCGATCTAA
- the yajC gene encoding preprotein translocase subunit YajC: MFISQAHAAAEGAPAGGGFEMIIMLGMFAVIFYFMIYRPQAKRVKEHKNLMAAMGKGDEVITSGGLVGKITKIAEDNDYISIELNVNNEVVIKKDFVTAVLPKGTLKSL; the protein is encoded by the coding sequence ATGTTTATTTCTCAAGCTCACGCAGCAGCAGAAGGTGCACCAGCAGGTGGTGGTTTCGAAATGATTATCATGCTTGGTATGTTCGCAGTAATCTTCTACTTCATGATTTACCGCCCTCAAGCTAAGCGTGTAAAAGAGCATAAAAATCTTATGGCAGCGATGGGCAAAGGTGATGAAGTTATCACTAGCGGTGGCCTTGTGGGTAAAATCACTAAAATCGCAGAAGACAACGATTACATTTCAATTGAACTAAACGTAAACAATGAAGTTGTAATCAAGAAAGATTTCGTCACTGCTGTGTTACCAAAGGGTACACTGAAGTCTCTATAA
- the tgt gene encoding tRNA guanosine(34) transglycosylase Tgt, producing MKVRLFLWQSGVLVKLKYELKKTNGNARRGQLQFERGTVETPAFMPVGTYGTVKGMTPEEVKGTGAEILLGNTFHLWLRPGQEIMKLHGDLHDFMNWKGPILTDSGGFQVFSLGKTRKITEEGVHFRSPVNGDKIFMDAEKSMQIQYDLGSDVVMIFDECTPYPATHDEARISMERSIRWADRSRNEFDRQENQNSLFGIVQGGVYEDLRDVSVKALTDIGFDGYAVGGLAVGEPKEDMHRVLEHTCPQLPEDKPRYLMGVGKPEDLVEGVRRGIDMFDCVMPTRNARNGHLFVTGGVIKIRNAKHKIDTTPLDPHCDCYTCQNYSKSYLHHLDRCNEILGARLNTIHNLRYYQRLMESIRTAIDEDRFESFVEEFYARRDRSVPPLGKE from the coding sequence ATGAAAGTCAGATTGTTTCTCTGGCAAAGTGGAGTTCTCGTGAAATTAAAATACGAACTGAAAAAAACAAACGGTAACGCACGTCGTGGCCAACTGCAATTTGAACGTGGCACGGTAGAAACGCCAGCGTTCATGCCAGTGGGTACTTACGGTACGGTTAAAGGCATGACACCGGAAGAAGTAAAAGGCACAGGGGCTGAAATTCTTCTCGGCAACACCTTCCACTTATGGTTACGTCCGGGTCAAGAGATCATGAAGCTGCACGGCGACTTGCACGACTTTATGAACTGGAAAGGCCCTATTTTAACCGATTCAGGTGGCTTCCAGGTATTTAGTTTGGGTAAAACACGTAAGATCACCGAAGAGGGGGTTCACTTTCGTAGCCCTGTAAACGGTGACAAAATCTTTATGGATGCCGAAAAGTCAATGCAGATTCAGTACGATCTGGGTTCTGATGTTGTGATGATTTTTGACGAGTGTACGCCATACCCTGCAACACACGATGAAGCTCGTATTTCAATGGAACGTTCAATTCGTTGGGCTGACCGTAGCCGTAACGAATTTGATCGCCAAGAGAACCAAAATTCATTGTTTGGCATCGTACAAGGCGGTGTTTACGAAGATCTGCGTGATGTTTCTGTAAAAGCACTAACAGACATTGGGTTTGATGGCTATGCAGTTGGTGGTTTGGCGGTTGGCGAACCTAAAGAAGACATGCACCGCGTTCTTGAACACACGTGTCCACAACTTCCAGAAGATAAGCCTCGTTACCTCATGGGTGTCGGCAAACCCGAAGACCTAGTTGAAGGGGTTCGTCGTGGAATTGACATGTTTGATTGCGTGATGCCGACTCGAAATGCACGTAATGGCCACCTATTTGTTACAGGAGGTGTGATCAAGATCCGTAATGCGAAACATAAAATCGATACAACACCACTGGATCCGCACTGTGACTGTTACACTTGCCAGAATTATTCAAAGTCATATTTACATCACCTAGATCGTTGTAATGAGATTTTAGGTGCGCGATTAAATACGATTCATAACCTGCGTTATTACCAACGCTTGATGGAAAGCATCCGCACTGCCATCGATGAAGATCGATTTGAGAGCTTTGTGGAAGAGTTTTACGCTCGTCGTGATCGCTCTGTGCCGCCGCTCGGTAAAGAATAA
- the queA gene encoding tRNA preQ1(34) S-adenosylmethionine ribosyltransferase-isomerase QueA: MQVSDFHFELPDELIARYPTAERTASRLLHLDGMNGDLNDRAFTDVLDLVEPGDLMVFNNTRVIPARLFGRKESGGKLEVLVERMLDEKSILAHVRCSKSPKPGTRLFLGEQDEYKATMVERHDALFEIHFDSDQSVLEILNRVGHMPLPPYIDRPDEDADKERYQTVYNAKPGAVAAPTAGLHFDEEILAKIQEKGVEFAYVTLHVGAGTFQPVKVDNINDHHMHAEYVEVPQEVVDAIAATKARGGRIIAVGTTSVRSLESAAQDAVKNGTELVPFFGDTEIFIFPGYEYQLIDCLVTNFHLPESTLIMLVSAFAGYDNTMTAYKHAVEGEYRFFSYGDAMFINKKNK; encoded by the coding sequence ATGCAAGTTTCTGATTTTCACTTTGAACTCCCTGATGAGCTGATTGCTCGCTACCCAACAGCAGAGCGTACAGCAAGCCGCCTTCTGCATTTAGATGGCATGAATGGTGATCTGAATGATCGTGCGTTTACCGATGTTCTTGATTTGGTTGAGCCCGGCGATTTGATGGTTTTCAATAACACGCGAGTTATCCCAGCGCGTCTTTTTGGTCGCAAGGAATCCGGTGGAAAACTGGAAGTACTTGTCGAACGAATGCTCGATGAAAAAAGCATTCTGGCTCATGTCCGTTGCTCTAAGTCGCCAAAGCCTGGCACACGTTTGTTTTTAGGTGAACAAGACGAATATAAAGCCACTATGGTAGAGAGGCACGATGCCTTGTTCGAGATTCATTTTGATTCAGATCAGTCAGTGCTTGAGATATTAAACCGTGTTGGTCACATGCCACTGCCGCCTTACATTGACAGGCCCGATGAAGATGCTGATAAAGAGCGTTACCAAACTGTTTATAACGCAAAGCCGGGTGCGGTCGCCGCTCCGACAGCGGGTTTGCACTTTGATGAAGAGATTCTAGCTAAAATCCAAGAAAAGGGTGTCGAATTTGCTTATGTTACCTTGCATGTCGGTGCAGGAACGTTTCAACCCGTAAAAGTCGACAATATTAACGACCATCATATGCACGCCGAATATGTCGAAGTCCCGCAAGAGGTTGTGGACGCGATTGCAGCGACGAAAGCTCGTGGCGGTCGTATTATCGCTGTCGGTACGACGTCTGTTCGCTCATTAGAAAGTGCCGCTCAAGATGCGGTTAAAAATGGCACTGAGCTGGTTCCATTTTTTGGCGATACTGAAATCTTTATCTTCCCTGGGTATGAATACCAACTGATTGATTGCTTGGTGACCAATTTCCACCTGCCTGAGTCAACGCTGATCATGCTTGTCAGTGCGTTTGCAGGTTATGACAATACCATGACGGCGTATAAACACGCGGTCGAAGGTGAGTATCGCTTCTTTAGTTATGGCGATGCGATGTTTATCAACAAAAAAAACAAGTAA